The Blastocatellia bacterium region GGCGCTGGATACATGCTCTGGCTCTATCAACGCACGATGTATGGTGAGGTGAAGGAGGACAATCGGCATTTGCCCGATCTCTATCCTCGCGAGTGGGCGTATTTCCTCCCGCTGGTGATCTTGGCCTTCTGGATCGGCATCTATCCCAAACCGTTTTTGAGCTATTTTGAGAAGCCGGTGGCGGTGGTCGTCGAACAGGTGCGACCGGGATATGCGCGAGGTCTCTTGGAACGCGCGCAGCGCAGCGAGCCGCTGTCCATCCCCGGCTCGCGTCCAGAGCCTTCGGCGTCCGCTCAGCCTGTGATCCACGAGCGTGAGCGCTGAGGTCGAAGGAGGAATGGGGATGAGGGGAATACTCTTCCAGGGACTCGATTGGCGGTGGTTGGTGGATCAGGCGGTGATGTTCCTGATGCCGGAGATCGTGCTGACGGCCTTCGCTTGTCTGCTGCTCATCCTCGACCTCGGGCGGCGGGCGAGCGAACGCCGATGGACCGCCTATCTGGCGCTGGGAGGCATCGGGGCGAGTGCGGCCACGCTTGCGCAGACCTATCTCAACATGCGCGGGCATGAAGCTATCGGCTTCTATGAGATGTACGTCCTGGATGCCTTCGCCATCGTCTTCAAAGTGATCTTTCTGGTGACGGCGGCGCTGGCCATCGCCCTTTCGATCAAATTCCTGGATATTGAGCGTGAGCAGCGAGGGGAATATTACGCCCTGATCCTCTTTGCGACCGTCGGCATGATGTTCATGGCCTCCGGCATGGATTTGTTGGTCATCTTCATCAGCTTCGAGCTGGCGGCCATCTCCATCTACGTGCTCGTCGCGTACCTCAAGGGGGATCGGAAATCGAACGAAGGGGCGTTGAAGTATTTCCTGCTGGGCATCTTCTCCTCGGGCATCTTTCTCTACGGGGTTTCCTTGCTCTATGGCGTCACCGGAGAGACGAATCTCCAGAAGATCGCGTCGGCGCTTGCAGGGGAACAAAGGCCGGGCTTTTTGGCGGTCTTGGCGATGATCTTCATCGTCGCGGGGCTCTTCTTCAAAGTCGCGGCTGTGCCCTTCCACATGTGGGCGCCAGATGCCTATGAGGGAGCGCCGAGTTCCGTGACGGCCTTCATGTCTGTCGGGGCGAAGGCCGCGGCCTTCGCCATTTTCGCTCGCATCTTCGTTTATGGATTGCCGTCCCTGCGGGGGACGACGTCGTTGGAAGACCTCGGCTGGATGGCTTTGATCGGAGCCGTCTCCGCTCTGACGATGACCTGGGGGAATCTGGCGGCCATCACACAAGCGAACGCCAAACGGCTCATGGCTTATTCCTCGATCTCGCACGCGGGATTCCTATTGCTCGGTTTGGTGGCGGGAAATCAAACCGGATATGTCGGCCTCATCATCTACCTCTTCGTCTATGTTTTCATGAACCTCGGCGCCTGGGGCGCGATCATCGCCTTGCGGCGCGAGGGGATCGCGGGAGATCGCGTGGAGGATTTCAACGGCCTTATTCATACGAACCCGCTCATGGCCGTTTTGATGACGATTTTCCTCATCAGTCTGGCAGGGATTCCTCCGACGGCGGGCTTCTTGGGGAAGTACTTCCTCTTCGCCGGGCTCATTGAAACAGGTAATCGGTGGCTCGCGGCACTGGCTGTCATTGCCGTAATCAATACGGCCGTCTCGCTCTACTACTACGCGCGGTTCATCAAGGCGATGTTCATGGGGCCTGTCTTAGAGCCAACGCCGCTTGCACTGACCCCCCTCATGCGAACAGCGCTTGTTGTGGCGGCTCTCATGGTGTTGATCGTGGGGATTTATCCCCCGCCCTGGGTCGATTTCTCCCGTATCGCTGCGGAACAACTCATGCAAGCGACTCGCGAAATCATCGCGGCCTTCTGAGCTTCGCGTGCGTTTGAGGACAAAAAAAGCGGGCTGAAGTTTCCCTCAGCCCGCGGAATGAACACGGGAGAAGTTGATCCCTTCTCCCGCGTGGGCTTTGATCAGAAGATGAGCTTCAGCGCCATCTCGATCGTCCGGCGACCGCCATCGTTCTCCTGGAAGTTGAAGTAGGTGCGCCCGGCTTGCTCAACAAAGATGCTGTTGGGGATGCCGAAGAACGGGTGGTTGAACGCATTGAAGAGGTTCAACCGATATTGGATCGAGATGCGCTCAGTGATTCGCGTGTTCTTGAAGACGCTCAGGTCCACGCCCTCGAACCGGTCGCCCTTGAAGGTGTTTCGTCCGAGCGTCCCGAAGGGCGTCCCGAACCGCTGCGCAGCTCCCGGCCCATTGACGATCACGCGCACATCGTTGGGCGTGACCGGTGTGAACACCCCTCGGTTGAGGTCGTTCAACAGCCAGAAGCCCGTGGGGCTCGTTCGGAGAATGGGGAGTCCTCCGCTCGTCCCACAGATGGCGAGCCGGTAGAAGACGCACGCATCCACGTCCGTGATGCCGACTCGATCAACCGGCGCGGCCGGATTCCCGTTGAAGGGACGCAGATGGGACCGTCCGATGAACGATTGGACGAAGGGCTGGTCCTCATACGGATTGATGAGTTGCTGCTGAACTGGCGTGAACCACTGCCCACCCTGGATGCGCACGATGCCGTTGAACTGCCAACCACCGATGAGCCGTCCAAGAAATCCTCGTTGATCGCGCCGGAACGGGAGGTCCCAGATCCAAGACGCGGCGAACAGATGGCGCACATCGAATCCAGAGTTCCCGCGCTCAGCGCGCGTGATGTTGAGCGGATTCTGGGCGACGGTGACGGAGTTCCCGGTATCGAAGTTGAAGACCTCGCTCGAGTTGTCAATCGTGTGGCTCCAGGTGTAGCTGATCGTGTAGGTCCACTGCTGTCGCACTCGCCCGTCGAGCCGCATTTGCAGCCCATTGTAGCTGGCCGAGGCACCATTGATGCGCACCCGTGAGACACCGGATGGGAACAACCGTCCATCGCAAACGGCTTCGTTATCTGCGGTCGCCGGATTGTCCGCGCAGGTGAGTGGCGTGACACCCCGCGGGAGGAACTGCGGGAATCCGGGGAAGGTGAGCGTTTTCGTCTGATTATCCGCCGGATCCACATAGCGGACGGGACCAAATCCTCGGACCAAATTCCCGATGAACGGGTTGAAGTTGACCGTCTGGAACTGCCCGACCTGGTGATTGCCGACGTATCGGACCTCGAGCACGTTCTCGCGGAAGAGTTCGCGCTGGATTCCGAGCGACCACTGCTGCACGTACGGCTGACGGAAGTCCAACGCTGGCTCTGTGCGCACAAAGAACCGAGGATCGAAGGTGTTGAATCGAATGACCCCGGCTCGAACAGCGGCCCCGCGCACTTTATCACCCGTTGGCACAGGGTCGGGAACTGGGAAGTTCGCCACAGTCGTCAGAAAGACCAGGGGCGACGAGGTCGAGATGTTGAGCATCAGGTTGTAGAACGCCGGATCGTAGGCGATCCCATAGCCACCACGAATGACCGTCTTGTCCTCGCCGAAGAGCCACCGGCCCCACCTCGGCGTGTAGACAAAGCCGAGGCGTGGTGCCCAGTTGTTGTTGTCCGTCGGAACGCGCGGGACGATGCGCGCTTCAAGCGGTAGGTCCTGTCGCCAGAACGCCTGCTGTGGATTCCGCTCTCGCGCCACGGTGATCTCGTGCAGAAGGTTCATCGGTTGACCCGTGTTCTCGTATCGAATGCCGAGGTTGAGCGTGAGATTGGGGCGAATTCGCCAGTCGTCCTGGAAGAAGTAGAATTGATCGGTCTCCGTGTACTTGAGCGTGGCCGGGCCGAGCGCCACGGTCAAGAAGTTGGGATTGTTATCGGCCAGCCGCTGCGCCGTCGAGAAGGTGAACGACCCGTTGACATTGGGCAGGAAGGGCACGGCGTTGCGCAGTCGGCGGATGTCAATTCCCATCTTCATCTGATGGCGTCCGACCGTGAGCGTGAAATTGTTATTGAACTGGAAGGACTCGACGATGCGCCCTTGCGGCAAGTTCGTCGCTGGACCCACGGTCAGAAGCGCGGCCCCATTATCCGCTCGGAAGGTCGGGTTGAGAAACGTCAGCGCCGTATCAATCTTATCCGGGTGTGGGATGTTCCCTTTGCCTCCGCTTCCACCACCACCGAAGATCACGAACAGCCGAGAGTAATTGAACCGGAATTCGTTGACCGACCGCATCGAGATGTTCCGCGTCCATCCGCCGCCAGCCTGCTGCGTCCGGAAGGGATTATCCCCGGTCCACCCGCGTACGTCCGCCAGGAAGTCCTTTCCCGGCCGATCCTGGATGAAGTATCGGCCCCAGATGCGATCTCGATCGCTCGGATGCACATCCCCACGCACGTTAATCTCATCCAGTCGGCCCGACAGAGGCACGGCACGCTGCACAGCCGCGACCGGTACCCTCAAGTTGCCAATGGTGATCGTGGAGGCCGGGACATCCGGACGAATCCTCGGATTGCCGATCGGGAGCGCGAAGGCCGAATAGTCGGCGTAGTACTGAATGGCCGGATTGTTCGGGAAAGCGCTCTTCAACATCTGGATGCCCTCGGGCGTTGGCGCCAAGGACGTCGTCCGTAAGTCAGCAAATTGTGGATTGCGAATGAAGTGGCCCGCGTGGAAGAAGAACGCCTTATTCTTCACAATCGGCCCGCCAATCGTATAGTCGAAGACGTTCACCAAATTAGGGAGCGGATCCTTTTGTCCAGCGCGCTTCTCCAAATTCGTTCGCGAATCCCAGAGCTTGCGATCCCGGTGGTACCACGCTAACGTCCCGTGGAATTCGTTCGTCCCCGACTTGCTGACGATGTTGACGATCGCGCCTTGGTTCCGCCCGTACTCGGCGGAGAAATTGTTGGTGATCACCTGATACTCTTGAACCAAGTCGGGATTTTGCACGAAGTAGTTCGGCCCGCCGATGGAGAGGTCGTTGTTGTCCACTCCGTCAATGGTGAAGTTGTTCGATCGTGCGCGGTTTCCGTTAACCGAGAGCGTGACCCCATTGGAGTTGACGTTGCCAAATCCGGTTCGAACGCCCGGAAGTAACAGCACAACGCGATCCAATCCGCCCCCGGCGACGTTAATCGGCAAGTCTTGAATCCGGCGGGATTGAATCGTCGCCGAGATCTGCGCCGTGTCCCGCTCGATGAGCACCTCGCCGCCGCCAGTCACTGTCACGACCTCGGTGATCGCCCCCGGCTCCAGGCGGAAGTCCACGACCGTGTCTTTCCCTACACCGACCTCTACGCCCGTGACCTCCGCGGCCTTGAATCCTTGCGCTTCCACCTTCACGTCATATCTTCCAGGAGGGATTCGCGGGATCGTATAGATCCCCTCGCTGGTGGCCGTAGTCCGGTGCTCTACGCCCGTCGCGACATTCTTCGCCACGACCGTCGCTCCGGGCACAATAGCTCCGGTCACGTCCATGACGACGCCGCGAAGACCTCCAGTCGTCGTCTGAGCCGCGATCGGGGTTGTCAGATAGGGCAGAAAGGCTGCCCCGAGGATTAAGCATGTCGAGATCCACGCCTTCCACTCTCCTCTTCGATGCGACCTCATGTTTGTTCCTCCTTAGTTTCGGTTGTTCAGCATACACGCGGCTTATTGTTAAGCAAATTATATGCCATATCTCGCGTCAGGTTCAAGCTTCGGAAATTCAAGAACTTGTTGATTCAAGTCGAGCCCGTGTATCCAAATTTTCGGAGATTTCATCCAAAATTTCAGAAATCGGATGGAGTCACCGGCTCTTACCTTCTCGAGAAGAAGGGGTATGGGCAAGTGGTGTACCCATCTTAGCGAACGTCACGCTTCTGGAATCCGCGAGGGAGCATCCTGATAAGCGGTGACAGTTCAATGGCCTTCCTCTCTTCTCGTCTCGCGATTTGACCCGAGACATTTGGGATTTCTGGAAGTTCTCCGAGCTTGCTGAAAGGGCTGGGGCCAAAATAAAGAAGGGGCGGGTGGACGTTCGACCCACCCCTTCGGACGAACCGCTGAGAGGCACAAACCTCTCAGCGGGCGTTCTTCAGAAGTAGAGCTTCAGCGCGAATTGGAATGTGCGCGGCGCTGCTGCGTCATTGGACTTGCCGAAGAGCGTGCTGGCAAGATTACCCGTCGGCAGCCCGAAGTTCGGATGGTTGGTCAGATTGAACATCTCGGCGCGGAACTGCAATCGGCCCTGTTCGCCGAGCATCGCTAAGCGGAAGTTCTTGTACACGGCGAAATCGAAGTTGGCATAGCCAGGGCCGAGGAAGACATTCCGTCCGAGATTCCCAATGCCTCGGAAGTTCGTGTCGAAGGCATTGGGATCGAGGATCCCATCCGCCGGGCTCCGTTTGAGGATCGCCCCCTTCTTGTCCGTCTTGATATTGGGACGATCGTTGTTCGTCCCATCGGCGTTGAAATCGCCGCGCGGATAGGGGGCGCTGGAGAAGACGTTGAACGGACGCCCGCTCTGGAAGGTAGCGATCCCCGAGATCGTCCATCCGCCCAGGATGTGCTCCAAAGCGCCGCCGCGCCCGCGGAAGAACGGCATGTCCCAGATCGCATTGATGACCAATCGCTGCGGAGTGTGGAACCGCGAGAGTCCACGCTCGCGCTTGATGCTCGTGACCGAGACGACGCCGTCCGTGGCGAAGTAGTCCGAGTCCTCATCGAGCATCTTCGATACGGTCCATGCCGCCTGCATCGTGAAGCCTCGGCTGAAGCGCCGCTTCACCTCGACCTGCATGGCGTGGTAGATCGAGTTGACGCGGTTACCGGCCAATCCGACCGCACCCCAGGCGGGATTAACCCGATCCAGGACGCCATCGAGCAGATCGCCATCGAACCGGTTGATGTTCACATTGAGCGGGAGCTTCGTCCCTTTCGTCCCCTGGTAATTGATCTCGAACGAGAACTCGCCCGGCAACTCGCGCTGGATCCCGAAGAACCAGCTCTGCATGTACGAGGTGCGCAGGTTCGGATCGAAGACCGGATTCAGGGCCGTCCCACGCGGCGCAGCCGCACCCTTCAATCCAGGCGGCACCCATGAGGGGATCGAGTAGACGAACGTCTGGCGCGCTCGCGTGTCGAAGGTCAGCGTGGCGCCAAATGGCGGGTTGAACTGGATGTTCTCGTCAATGTTCTGGAAGAGCCGCTCGTAGAAGACCCCATAGCTGCCCCGGAAGGCCATCTTGCCTTCGCCTCCAGTCAGCCACCGCGGTCCTTTCGGACTCCAGGCGAAGCCCAAGCGCGGCGCGAAGTTGTTGTCATCCGAATGATAGAAGAACTTCGTCGGCCGCGGTTCCAACGTGCGGAAGATGTCGTAGATGGTTGCTCCCGAGGGGATGAGCACCTGCGCGATGCGATTGGTCAACTCCTTCGGCGGCCGGAAATTCTCGTACCGTACGCCGATGTTGAGCGTGAAGTTCGGACGCACTTTCCAATCGTCTTGCAGGAAGCCCATCAGCTCGTGCCGGGAATAGATGCGATAGCCATCTCCCCGATCGCCTGTCGTCAGGTCAATGCGCACGCTATAGGTGAGCGGCTGGTCGGCCAGAAATGCCGCTTCGTTCGCGAAGCTGTAGGCCCCGCGATACAACGCGTTGAACGTCCGCACGCGCTTGATGAAGCGGTACTGGAAGCCCGTCTTCACCGCATGCGTGCCTTTGATAATCGAGAGCGACTCATCCAATTGGAACACCACGGGGAAACGATTTTGCGGCATGTTCGTATCGGCACCGAAGCCATTTACGCCCGTGATCGTGATCGTCGGGACTTGCGGATTGCGCGGTCGCCAATCGAAGGCATCTCGCGTGAAGCCGAGCTTCAGCTCGTTAATGAGGTTCGGTCGAATCGTCGTCGTGTTGGTCAAACCGAAGTTCTGGCTCCGGAAGCTCGTATCCAAGCCGAAGAATTCCGTGAGCAAGGAGTTCGAGGCTAATGGAGCCAGGTTGTTCGTCTGATTGAAGATGTAACGACCGCTGATGCGATTGCGTCCGTTGAAGCCCTGATGATCCATGCGAATGACGAAGGCATGCACATCAGAGCTATCGGGCCGCGTGATGACTGTCTCAGCCGAGACGGGAATCCGCTCGTTGCCGACGGTGACGAAGTTCGGATTCTCCCTGGCTGGCGGACGCGGATACTTCTGCAACAGCTCGCGCGCGATCGGTCCGGTCGCCGCTCGAATAGCATCGGCCGTGAAGAAACGCGCCCGCTGCGTCGTCGAAGAGCGAAGCGTCGTCACCTCATACGATCCATAGCCGAAGAGCTTGTCCTTGATGAAGGGGCCGCTCACGTCGAAGCCGAACTGATTGCGCACGAAGGGCGGCTTCTCCTGCTCGAAGAAGTTCCGCGCGCGCAACGAACGGTTGCGGTGGAACTCCCAGAGCGTTCCGTGAAACTCGTTGCTCCCTGCCTTCGTGACGATGCTCAGCACACCACCGGAGAGCCGACCGAATTCAGCGCCAAACGTATTTCGGATCAGGCGGAATTCTTCGACGCTGTCCAGGGGCACCGTAATCTGCGTGAATCCCGCGACGACGGGATCGTTGTTCTCAATCCCGTCCACGAGGAAGTTCGTCCCTCGACTGCGGGCCCCGCCGATGGAGAAACCACCTGTGTTGGAACCCACGCCCCCACCGACAACGCCAGGCTGCAAGAGGGCCAGTTGCGTGAAATCGCGGGTCACGAGCGGCAGGTCAACAATACGCCGCTTATCTACGAGTCCCGAGAGTCGCCCTTCCTCGGTGTTGATCAAGGGAAGCTCTCCCGTGATCGTAATCGTCTCCGCGATCTCTCCGACCTCCAACGTCACATCCACGCGCTTGACTTCGTTCACCGTCAGCTCGATGTTGCTCACGATGGCCGTCTTGAAGCCCGTCTGTTCAACCTTCACTTCGTAAAAGCCTCGCGGCAGATTCGTGAGTCGGTAGAGGCCCGTCGAGTCCGTCGTGATCGTATACGAGAGGTTCGTCTTCACCTCTCGAATTGTCACCGTCGCTCCCGCGATGACAGCTCCCGTGGCATCGGTGACGATCCCTGTGATCGTCCCCGTCGCTGTTTGAGCGTTCACACGCGGGAGCGCACTCAGAAGAAGCAGCGGCAATAAAAGCGACAGCGCTTGCTTCATTCGTCTGCGCATCGTTATTCCTCCTCAGGTCGGTATTTTCACGGTCATTGTGATCCGCAGAGTGAATAAAGCAATTTGCATGCCACATAGCCCGTATTCGGCTAAGGCTCGCAAGATCAATCCCTTCGTGGGACTGCTCCCGTCTGGGCCTTTCGGCGGAGTTTCCGAAAATTTGGAAGGAGCTTCCAAATTTCTGGAAATTTGGGGCGGGGATAGGGGCGGTCTCCCTGTGGGGAACGTGTCCCTTGGGCCTTCAAATTCCCGAGGAGGACGGAATCACCTTGCCCTCATCTCGGGCCATCTCGTAAGATTTCCTCCATGAGAAGCGATCGAGCAACCGCAACAAGGTTTCTTGTGTTCTTGGGGGTGAGCCTTTTCCTCTTTCCGACCAACGGATGGGCGCAAGTGAGCATGCAGGGGCAGGTTTTCCTCCCGACGGGCGATCCGCTTCAGGAGGTCATTCGTTTAGCCCTGAAGAGCGATGATCCGCGGCGCGATGTGGAGTTCGTCTTCACCGATGGGCAGGGACGATTCATCCTCCGTGGGCTGGCGCCGTTCCGGACCTATACGCTCACGATCGAGGGGGACGGACGCCGATATGCAACGACGACGGTGACCTTTTATGCACAACCGCGTGGGTATCTGCCTGTGAACCTGCTTCCTTTGGAGAAGAAGGAGGTTCCTCCACGACCTGGCGTTGTTTCCGTATCGCGATTGAGACGGGCTCCGGACAAAGAGGCGGCTCGGTTGTATCAAGAAGCGCTGGGGGAGATCGAGCGGGGGAAACTGGCTTCGGCGGAAGAGAAATTGCGGCGGGCTATCAAGCGAGATGCCGAGTTCGTGGACGCGTATAATGAACTGGCCGTCCTGCAGATGGGGAAGAAAGCCTATGCGGAGGCCGAACGATTGTTGCGACAGGCGTTAGAGAAGGATTCGGAAGCGCTCTATCCGCTTTTGAACCTGGGGATCTGCTTGAACCATCTCGGCCGTCATCAGGAAGCCATCGCTCCGCTGCGTCGCGTTCTGGAGCAGAGTCCGAATTGGCTGACGGCTCATGTTCATCTCGGCATCGCGCTTTTGGAGAGCGATGACATGGCGGGAGCAGAGCCGCATCTTATCCGGGGAACGAAGGCCGAAGGCTTAGAGCGCGCGCTGGCCCATTTGTACTTGGGGAAGCTCTACGCGCAGACGGGGCAAATTTCGAAAGCGGTCGAGGCCTGGAGCGTATATCTGCAAATGGACCCGAACTCGCCGAATGCCGAACGCATCCGCGCGTTGCTCGCCCAGCTTGGCTATCCGCAAAAGTGAGTGGGCGGATCTGGCATCAGTGTGGAGCTTGAGAGCGCAAGCTAGAACAAGGCCTGTGCGGGCGAT contains the following coding sequences:
- a CDS encoding carboxypeptidase regulatory-like domain-containing protein, which produces MRSHRRGEWKAWISTCLILGAAFLPYLTTPIAAQTTTGGLRGVVMDVTGAIVPGATVVAKNVATGVEHRTTATSEGIYTIPRIPPGRYDVKVEAQGFKAAEVTGVEVGVGKDTVVDFRLEPGAITEVVTVTGGGEVLIERDTAQISATIQSRRIQDLPINVAGGGLDRVVLLLPGVRTGFGNVNSNGVTLSVNGNRARSNNFTIDGVDNNDLSIGGPNYFVQNPDLVQEYQVITNNFSAEYGRNQGAIVNIVSKSGTNEFHGTLAWYHRDRKLWDSRTNLEKRAGQKDPLPNLVNVFDYTIGGPIVKNKAFFFHAGHFIRNPQFADLRTTSLAPTPEGIQMLKSAFPNNPAIQYYADYSAFALPIGNPRIRPDVPASTITIGNLRVPVAAVQRAVPLSGRLDEINVRGDVHPSDRDRIWGRYFIQDRPGKDFLADVRGWTGDNPFRTQQAGGGWTRNISMRSVNEFRFNYSRLFVIFGGGGSGGKGNIPHPDKIDTALTFLNPTFRADNGAALLTVGPATNLPQGRIVESFQFNNNFTLTVGRHQMKMGIDIRRLRNAVPFLPNVNGSFTFSTAQRLADNNPNFLTVALGPATLKYTETDQFYFFQDDWRIRPNLTLNLGIRYENTGQPMNLLHEITVARERNPQQAFWRQDLPLEARIVPRVPTDNNNWAPRLGFVYTPRWGRWLFGEDKTVIRGGYGIAYDPAFYNLMLNISTSSPLVFLTTVANFPVPDPVPTGDKVRGAAVRAGVIRFNTFDPRFFVRTEPALDFRQPYVQQWSLGIQRELFRENVLEVRYVGNHQVGQFQTVNFNPFIGNLVRGFGPVRYVDPADNQTKTLTFPGFPQFLPRGVTPLTCADNPATADNEAVCDGRLFPSGVSRVRINGASASYNGLQMRLDGRVRQQWTYTISYTWSHTIDNSSEVFNFDTGNSVTVAQNPLNITRAERGNSGFDVRHLFAASWIWDLPFRRDQRGFLGRLIGGWQFNGIVRIQGGQWFTPVQQQLINPYEDQPFVQSFIGRSHLRPFNGNPAAPVDRVGITDVDACVFYRLAICGTSGGLPILRTSPTGFWLLNDLNRGVFTPVTPNDVRVIVNGPGAAQRFGTPFGTLGRNTFKGDRFEGVDLSVFKNTRITERISIQYRLNLFNAFNHPFFGIPNSIFVEQAGRTYFNFQENDGGRRTIEMALKLIF
- a CDS encoding tetratricopeptide repeat protein — protein: MFLGVSLFLFPTNGWAQVSMQGQVFLPTGDPLQEVIRLALKSDDPRRDVEFVFTDGQGRFILRGLAPFRTYTLTIEGDGRRYATTTVTFYAQPRGYLPVNLLPLEKKEVPPRPGVVSVSRLRRAPDKEAARLYQEALGEIERGKLASAEEKLRRAIKRDAEFVDAYNELAVLQMGKKAYAEAERLLRQALEKDSEALYPLLNLGICLNHLGRHQEAIAPLRRVLEQSPNWLTAHVHLGIALLESDDMAGAEPHLIRGTKAEGLERALAHLYLGKLYAQTGQISKAVEAWSVYLQMDPNSPNAERIRALLAQLGYPQK
- a CDS encoding NADH-quinone oxidoreductase subunit N, producing MRGILFQGLDWRWLVDQAVMFLMPEIVLTAFACLLLILDLGRRASERRWTAYLALGGIGASAATLAQTYLNMRGHEAIGFYEMYVLDAFAIVFKVIFLVTAALAIALSIKFLDIEREQRGEYYALILFATVGMMFMASGMDLLVIFISFELAAISIYVLVAYLKGDRKSNEGALKYFLLGIFSSGIFLYGVSLLYGVTGETNLQKIASALAGEQRPGFLAVLAMIFIVAGLFFKVAAVPFHMWAPDAYEGAPSSVTAFMSVGAKAAAFAIFARIFVYGLPSLRGTTSLEDLGWMALIGAVSALTMTWGNLAAITQANAKRLMAYSSISHAGFLLLGLVAGNQTGYVGLIIYLFVYVFMNLGAWGAIIALRREGIAGDRVEDFNGLIHTNPLMAVLMTIFLISLAGIPPTAGFLGKYFLFAGLIETGNRWLAALAVIAVINTAVSLYYYARFIKAMFMGPVLEPTPLALTPLMRTALVVAALMVLIVGIYPPPWVDFSRIAAEQLMQATREIIAAF
- a CDS encoding carboxypeptidase regulatory-like domain-containing protein, coding for MRRRMKQALSLLLPLLLLSALPRVNAQTATGTITGIVTDATGAVIAGATVTIREVKTNLSYTITTDSTGLYRLTNLPRGFYEVKVEQTGFKTAIVSNIELTVNEVKRVDVTLEVGEIAETITITGELPLINTEEGRLSGLVDKRRIVDLPLVTRDFTQLALLQPGVVGGGVGSNTGGFSIGGARSRGTNFLVDGIENNDPVVAGFTQITVPLDSVEEFRLIRNTFGAEFGRLSGGVLSIVTKAGSNEFHGTLWEFHRNRSLRARNFFEQEKPPFVRNQFGFDVSGPFIKDKLFGYGSYEVTTLRSSTTQRARFFTADAIRAATGPIARELLQKYPRPPARENPNFVTVGNERIPVSAETVITRPDSSDVHAFVIRMDHQGFNGRNRISGRYIFNQTNNLAPLASNSLLTEFFGLDTSFRSQNFGLTNTTTIRPNLINELKLGFTRDAFDWRPRNPQVPTITITGVNGFGADTNMPQNRFPVVFQLDESLSIIKGTHAVKTGFQYRFIKRVRTFNALYRGAYSFANEAAFLADQPLTYSVRIDLTTGDRGDGYRIYSRHELMGFLQDDWKVRPNFTLNIGVRYENFRPPKELTNRIAQVLIPSGATIYDIFRTLEPRPTKFFYHSDDNNFAPRLGFAWSPKGPRWLTGGEGKMAFRGSYGVFYERLFQNIDENIQFNPPFGATLTFDTRARQTFVYSIPSWVPPGLKGAAAPRGTALNPVFDPNLRTSYMQSWFFGIQRELPGEFSFEINYQGTKGTKLPLNVNINRFDGDLLDGVLDRVNPAWGAVGLAGNRVNSIYHAMQVEVKRRFSRGFTMQAAWTVSKMLDEDSDYFATDGVVSVTSIKRERGLSRFHTPQRLVINAIWDMPFFRGRGGALEHILGGWTISGIATFQSGRPFNVFSSAPYPRGDFNADGTNNDRPNIKTDKKGAILKRSPADGILDPNAFDTNFRGIGNLGRNVFLGPGYANFDFAVYKNFRLAMLGEQGRLQFRAEMFNLTNHPNFGLPTGNLASTLFGKSNDAAAPRTFQFALKLYF